The Anopheles cruzii unplaced genomic scaffold, idAnoCruzAS_RS32_06 scaffold01616_ctg1, whole genome shotgun sequence region GAGTATCCGTAGAGCTGCAGCTCGGCGCCGAGAAGCCGCCCAACGAACTCGTTGTCGTGGACACTGTAAACCACGTAGCTGTCGTACAGTTTGTCCGTGTCCTCCTTGCTCGCCACGATGATCGGGTCCTTCACCAGGCGCACCCCATACCGGGCGTGAGCCCACAGCCTCACGTCCTGACGGAACACGCAGGCCAGCGCCACGATAAGGGCCGTGCCGATGATGGCAACGACGACCGCGGCCAACAATGGGACGTACCCGCCTCCGATCAGACCGTGACCCATCAGGACCGTCCGGTGCACGGTCGGCGGGGCTCCATCCTCGTCTCCGACACCAACGCCAACTCCAACACCCCCCGCAACCTCGTAGTCCAGGCGGTTCTCGCAGCTCCCGAGTGcatcggccaccacccggctGTCGGTGCAGACCATACGGCTCAGGTCGAAGTCCCCAGTGACCTCACGGATCCAGCGCTGGAGCCGACGGAGCGACTCGCAGTCACAGCGCCACCTAGCCCCACCGAGCGAAACCCGTGTCAGGGAGCCGGTTTCGCGGGCCGCCGCAAACGCCTGCCACGGCCGGAACTCGCTGATTCGATTACCACTCAAATCGACCACCTCCAGGAAGCGCAGACTTTCGAACGTTCGCTCCCCGACGAACCCGATCGCGTTCCCGTCCAGGTACAGCTCGTTCAGGTTGGTCAACTGATCGAACTCGTAGCCCCGCAGTTCCGGCAGGAAGTTGCTCTCCAGGTGGAGAACCCGCAGACTCGGTACCCCGCTAAACGTGCGGTTGTGCACGTTCCGGATGTTGCTCCCGTTCAGGTAAAGGACTTCCAGCTTCTTCTTGCCAATAAATTGATGGCTCccgagctgctgcagttcgTTCCCATCCAGATAGATGGTGGACGCGTCCATCGGGATGTGCTCCGGTACCTCGGTGTAATCGGCCGCCCCACAGTCCACGATGTTGGTCTTCCACGTGTGGTCGTGGTAGCAGCTGCACCGCTCCGGACACGTCATCTTGCAGTCGCACGCGTCAAAGTCACAGCAGTGGCAGGTGGCGAAACAGTGCGTCTCGTACCGGCACAGGAAGTCGTTCGCGTTCAGGTCCATCAGCGGCCGAATGCTGGCACCCCGCTCGTGCTCCATCGTACACATGACCGTGTCCAGGTCCATGACGCGCGGGTGCTGCCGTAGGTGCGCCAGCTTGTTGATCCCCTGGAGCCACTCCATCGTGCAGTCGCAGTGAATTGGATTGTCGCTCAGATAAAACAGCGGCACTTCCCGGTCGTCACCGACACGGGTCAATGCCAGGGCGCCAATCTCCAGTTTGCGGATGTAGTTCCCGTACAGGACCACCTTCTCGAGATTGCGCTTGCTGAGGAACgtaccggcggccaccgtctccagcatgttgttgttgaggaACAGCGTCTCGATGCTGTCCGGGATCGATTTGGCGTCGACCGCCGTCAGCCGGTTGAACGACACGTCCAGCATCTTGATCTGCAGATTGTTCAGGTCGTAATAGTTGCCCAGCTCGCTGATGTTGTTCTGGTGCATATCGAGCCACTCGAGCGACGTCGGGAAGTGCGAGTAGTCGAAGATGCGGATCTGGTTGTCCGACACGTTCAGGAACACCAGCGCCGGGAGTGACGTAAACACTCCGCTAATGTCCTCCAGCTCGTTCGCATCCAGCCGGATGGCACGCAGAGTCGGATTCGAGCTGAACGCCGACTGGTCAATGTGCCGGATCTGGTTCGAGGCGAGATTGAGCACGTGTAGGGACGAAAGGGTCACGAAGGCATCCCGCGAAATGTTGGTGATCCGGTTCTCGACCAACCGGAGGCCAAGCAGCTGCTCGAGGCCCTCGAACGACGCGTTGTTCACCGTGCTGATGTGGTTCTTGCCCACGTCGAGCGATTTCAGGAACCGCAGCTTACCCAACCCCTCCGGGATCTCCTTCAGCCGGTTGTCATTGAGGTTGAGGTCGTTCAGGTTGGTCAGATTCTCGAGCGCCCGGCCGTGGATTGACTCGATGACGTTCGACGCGACGTACAGCTGGTTCAGCACGTACAGCTCGGAAAAGTGGTGCTGTTCGATGCGCTTCAACCGATTGTGGGACAGCGTCAGGGCGACCAGGTTCTTCAGGTCGCTGAACGCGTTGTCTGCGATCGACTCGATCCGATTCGCACCCAGATTGAGAATCTGCAGACTGTACAGCTCCCGGAACACGTGCCGATCGATCTTGGTCAGCGCGTTGTGGCTAATCTCGAGCACCACGAGCCGCTTCAGCCCGGCGAACGTGTCCCGGTTGATCCACTCGGACGTGAGCTCGTTGTGGGACAGGTCCAGGATCTCGAGCCAGTCCAGTCCCTCCAGCAGACCTGGGGCCAACACGGACAGGGAGTTGTTCTGAAGGTAGATCTCGCGCAGTTCCCGAGTCGACTGAAACGTCTCGGGCGGCAAAGCCACCAGCTTGTTGCTGGACATGTTGAGGACCTTCAGCGATCCGAGCCCAACGAAGGACCGGTCGGCTAGGGCCGTCAGGAGGTTGTCCTGAAGCATCAGCACACTGAGCGACCGAAGCGAGGACAGCCCGTTGTCCGGCAGG contains the following coding sequences:
- the LOC128276574 gene encoding toll-like receptor Tollo produces the protein KIEYCKIKYVPSMVLSTLRDLQSLSLRTHNTDWSAMNMEFHPESFRGLTELKRLDLADNNIWSLPTDVFCPLFTLRYLNLTRNRLTDVSQLGFSDWGNGPTAPGKACNTVLEVLDLSHNDLLSLPDNGLSSLRSLSVLMLQDNLLTALADRSFVGLGSLKVLNMSSNKLVALPPETFQSTRELREIYLQNNSLSVLAPGLLEGLDWLEILDLSHNELTSEWINRDTFAGLKRLVVLEISHNALTKIDRHVFRELYSLQILNLGANRIESIADNAFSDLKNLVALTLSHNRLKRIEQHHFSELYVLNQLYVASNVIESIHGRALENLTNLNDLNLNDNRLKEIPEGLGKLRFLKSLDVGKNHISTVNNASFEGLEQLLGLRLVENRITNISRDAFVTLSSLHVLNLASNQIRHIDQSAFSSNPTLRAIRLDANELEDISGVFTSLPALVFLNVSDNQIRIFDYSHFPTSLEWLDMHQNNISELGNYYDLNNLQIKMLDVSFNRLTAVDAKSIPDSIETLFLNNNMLETVAAGTFLSKRNLEKVVLYGNYIRKLEIGALALTRVGDDREVPLFYLSDNPIHCDCTMEWLQGINKLAHLRQHPRVMDLDTVMCTMEHERGASIRPLMDLNANDFLCRYETHCFATCHCCDFDACDCKMTCPERCSCYHDHTWKTNIVDCGAADYTEVPEHIPMDASTIYLDGNELQQLGSHQFIGKKKLEVLYLNGSNIRNVHNRTFSGVPSLRVLHLESNFLPELRGYEFDQLTNLNELYLDGNAIGFVGERTFESLRFLEVVDLSGNRISEFRPWQAFAAARETGSLTRVSLGGARWRCDCESLRRLQRWIREVTGDFDLSRMVCTDSRVVADALGSCENRLDYEVAGGVGVGVGVGDEDGAPPTVHRTVLMGHGLIGGGYVPLLAAVVVAIIGTALIVALACVFRQDVRLWAHARYGVRLVKDPIIVASKEDTDKLYDSYVVYSVHDNEFVGRLLGAELQLYGYSVCLHHRDVHPGAFLADSLQSAADAARKVILVVSMNFLQNEWSQPQFRVALQSVIENVRPAYRRHKIVIVLTAPVEIVALDPIMNLLIRTCTVACWGERKFWDKLRYALPDVSKDRTPKKLGDITRSPNLRYTPAPTSLDQWCKIQSPSLGGCQGDAAAMMPGGGPGHIIAPAPPGSVAIPQSTPSQSTCNTEDESSSASSQHYEAPMSQHYNMSRSSASLGHVYSTIPETPQMGRNGRAYFV